Proteins from one Oncorhynchus masou masou isolate Uvic2021 chromosome 12, UVic_Omas_1.1, whole genome shotgun sequence genomic window:
- the LOC135550331 gene encoding zinc finger Y-chromosomal protein 1-like — translation MDEDETRLALHSQDPKIILHGSDEGGAGGEEFVVELQETVLVSEGEGEGMAVHGFAPEELVIQDAVEDVVSEYVHCDEDEEVAVETCVMSLEGEDEGVAMGDMAEDEMVADGHAQDELDPEQDTDGCGDYLMISLDEAGKMVSDDGTEVTVEGAVEDQVEKDEDGQEVIKVYIFKADSGEDDLGETEDAALTDSTGRTLREKMVYMSQGDHGASKISDEVYMEVVVGGEEPVTHERSYDGTALSKDFMPVAWAAAYGSEDSESCENRNGAASALLHIDESDGVDKVSRQRNKNKRTRAEPRQVQTAIIIGPYGQPLTVYPCMLCGKKFKSRGFLKRHTKNHHQDVLTRKKYQCTDCDFTTNKKASLHNHMEGHTLSSKGLFECEVCGKEFHQQAVLFSHRLQHHHREPKSPVPSQANKMHKCKFCDYETAEQGLLNRHLLAVHSKSFPHICVECGKGFRHPSELKKHMRTHTGEKPYSCLYCDYKSADSSNLKTHVKTKHSKEMPFKCERCFQTFAEEEELLQHGLTHEEAKTHLCAHCEHKSSNSSDLKRHIISVHTKDYPHKCAVCDKGFHRPSELKKHSASHRAKKLHQCRHCNFKIADPFVLSRHILSVHTKEQQASPEKNGPKRTLLGPSPASPPVARKQVLVPGASSSAAGMAKGPRERRVYQCQYCDYSSGDASGFKRHVISIHTKDYPHRCEICSKGFRRPSEKSQHIARHHKDLVQAE, via the exons ATGGATGAGGATGAGACAAGGCTTGCACTCCATTCCCAGGATCCTAAAATCATTCTCCATGGGTCAG ATGAGGGTGGTGCTGGAGGGGAGGAGTTTGTGGTGGAGCTGCAGGAGACGGTGCTTGTgtcggagggggagggggagggaatggCGGTGCATGGGTTCGCTCCAGAGGAGCTGGTGATCCAGGATGCGGTTGAAGACGTGGTGTCTGAGTATGTGCACTGCGACGAGGACGAGGAGGTTGCTGTGGAGACATGTGTGATGTCGCTGGAGGGGGAGGACGAAGGCGTTGCCATGGGGGACATGGCTGAGGATGAGATGGTGGCAGACGGGCATGCCCAGGATGAACTGGACCCAGAGCAAGACACAGATGGCTGTGGGGACTACCTCATGATCTCCT TGGATGAGGCAGGCAAGATGGTGTCAGACGACGGCACAGAGGTGACTGTGGAGGGAGCCGTGGAGGACCAGGTGGAGAAGGACGAGGATGGCCAGGAGGTGATCAAGGTGTATATCTTCAAGGCAGACTCTGGGGAGGATGACCTGG GAGAAACGGAGGACGCGGCACTGACGGACTCTACAGGCCGAACGCTCCGAGAGAAGATGGTGTACATGTCTCAGGGGGACCATG gtgcatcaaagataTCTGATGAGGTTTatatggaggtggtggtggggggtgaggAGCCAGTGACCCATGAGCGGTCTTACGATGGCACGGCTCTCAGTAAGGACTTCATGCCTGTGGCTTGGGCAGCCGCTTATg GTTCTGAGGACAGTGAAAGCTGTGAGAACCGGAACGGTGCCGCCAGTGCTCTGCTGCACATTGACGAGTCAGACGGAGTGGACAAGGTCAGCAGGCAACGGAACAAGAATAAGAGAACAAGGGCTGAGCCTCGCCAGGTCCAGACAG CCATCATTATTGGTCCGTATGGCCAGCCTCTGACCGTGTACCCCTGCATGCTCTGTGGCAAGAAGTTCAAGTCGCGAGGCTTCCTGAAACGCCACACCAAAAACCACCACCAGGATGTCCTGACCAGGAAAAAGTACCAGTGCACGGACTGTGACTTCACCACCAACAAGAAGGCCAGCCTTCATAACCACATGGAGGGGCACACGCTGAGCAGCAAGGGTCTGTTTGAGTGTGAGGTGTGTGGCAAGGAGTTCCACCAGCAGGCGGTGCTCTTCTCGCATCGATTGCAGCACCACCACCGTGAGCCCAAGAGTCCGGTGCCTTCACAGGCCAACAAGATGCACAAGTGTAAGTTCTGTGACTACGAGACGGCTGAACAAGGTCTGCTCAACCGCCACTTGCTGGCTGTCCATAGTAAGAGCTTCCCCCACATCTGTGTGGAATGTGGCAAGGGCTTCCGGCACCCCTCCGAGCTGAAGAaacacatgcgcacgcacaccGGCGAGAAGCCTTACTCTTGCCTCTACTGCGACTACAAGTCGGCTGATTCCTCCAACCTGAAGACTCATGTCAAGACCAAGCACAGCAAAGAGATGCCCTTCAAGTGTGAGCGCTGCTTCCAAACGTTtgctgaggaggaggagttgCTGCAGCACGGGCTGACGCACGAGGAGGCCAAAACCCACCTGTGTGCCCACTGTGAACACAAGAGCTCCAACTCCAGTGACCTGAAGCGCCACATCATATCGGTGCACACCAAGGACTACCCCCACAAATGTGCCGTCTGCGATAAAGGCTTTCACCGGCCGTCTGAACTGAAGAAGCACTCTGCGTCGCACCGTGCCAAGAAACTGCACCAGTGCCGACACTGTAACTTCAAGATCGCGGACCCCTTTGTGCTCAGTCGCCATATCCTGTCGGTTCACACCAAGGAGCAACAGGCCTCTCCTGAAAAGAACGGGCCCAAAAGGACCTTATTGGGGCCTTCACCTGCCAGTCCACCGGTGGCAAGGAAGCAGGTGTTGGTACCTGGTGCTAGTTCTAGTGCTGCGGGCATGGCCAAGGGgcccagggagaggagggtgtaccAGTGTCAGTACTGTGACTACAGCTCTGGGGATGCCTCGGGCTTCAAGCGCCATGTGATCTCCATCCACACAAAAGACTACCCCCACCGCTGTGAGATCTGCTCTAAAGGCTTCCGCAGGCCCTCGGAGAAGAGCCAGCATATCGCACGCCACCACAAGGACTTAGTGCAGGCAGAGTGA